AGAATTATTTGGTGCAAATGcagtaaaatataatttttaagttattTCCCTTTAGTTGACCAAACTtgtggaaaaggttataaagccatttctaaagttttaggactccagcgaaccacactGAGagacattattatttttcttattattatattgcattatattatatatattatattattatatttatttattagacattattattattattattatatccacAAATGGCGAAAACGTGGAACAGAGGTGAACCTAAATATAGGAGTAGTTGGCCGACGCAAAATTGCTTCAAGggcgcagcgacgactcatccaagaggtctcAAAAGACAACAACatccccacaacaacatccacagaactgcaggtctcacatGCCTCAGTTAAGGACAccattcatgactccaccataagaaaatAAGTGGGCAAATATGGCCTGCTTGGCCAAGACAAAGGCAACTGCTAAACAAAAAGTACATTAAAgctctcaattttgccagaaaacatcttgatgacccccaagacttttggaaaaatactctgtggactgacaagacaaacATGTAACTTGCTGAAAGGGTGTGTGTCCCATCCCATCTGGCAAAAAATAAcaccacatttcagaaaaagaactctgaagacttgctgtgatgaaCGGAATCATGAATTCCTATCAAAatgtcctgaaggagaatgtctggctgTCACGCCTGACTCTGTCAATCTGCTCCTGAAGCCTCTCTGCTTAAAGACTCAGGATCAGAACTACAGTGATTCTGAGAATCAAGAGTCTTCAAGCATTCTACGTCACCCAGCTGCTGACTGATTGCTAATTAATTCCACCTGATCTGCCTAGTATAAATACTCCCTCTGAGCAACTCCTTAGTTGCTGCGTATTATCTAGATTTCTAGCTCTGTACAAAGCATTCTATTCTGCCTTTTGATTTCCTGTTTTCTGACCTGGTTTTTCCTCTCGTTTGCTTTTTTACCTTATTCCTCTAGTTTGTTTGATTTACTGTTGCTGACCTTTTTCGctctttgactactctcttgcctgcTCCCTGTTATCTGGATATTTTTTGTACCAAACCCTGCTTGCTTATCGATCACTCTCTAggtatgttatttattattgctgCCCTTCTGGTTTTGACTCGCCCTGTTTGCCAAACTCTGTTAATAAACCCGTGTTTTCTAACCAGCGTTTGTCTCCCCTGGTCCTGATATTTGTCACACTGGCCATCTGTTGCTGTCCTCAAGCTAAAattaacttgggttctgcagcaggacaatgatccaaaacagtTGTTGCTGCTAGGGGTGaaacaaccagttattaggtttagggggcaaacacttttacacacaggcctgtgtaggttttttttttttttcttctccctttacaataaaaaccttaatttaaagactgtattttgtgtttacttgtgttgtttttctaatatttaaatgtgttttaaaatctggaacatttaagtgtgaaaaacatgcaaaaaatataagAAAGGGCTGCAAGTGGCTTCAGTTCAGTTATGTACTTTATATGATCTGTGTTACATTTCCTCTTTAGAGCACTATTTTAATGCTGCTACAGAGATCAGGGTAgctaaaaacaaagtgtgtttcATTTGTAGATGAGACGGCATTCTCACATACTAATCAGGGCTGGACTAGTACTTGTTCAGGCCAGTTATTATGCAAGTACACAAATGTTGGTTAATGTTGGTTAAAGGAGATatgttggttatctataattTACTAAAGTAGTTAATTTTTTCATTCAATTATCTGTAATTTCTACTCtttagccttgttactcctattaaTAAACATGATTCCATTTCACACCTTTGCTGTTTAAAGCAATTCAGAAAACCCATCATAATTGCCCATTGCTTAAATACCACCTCATTTACATAACTGTTCCAGATTGCTCCACACACCACACGAGGTGTCAATAATAATTCAAACTTTATTAAAGCATGAAAAAAGCTTTATATAGTCTTACTATAGTTGAATATTGCTTTATTgggtttatttgattatttaatgaAGGTCAGATCTTCTAAGTACTCTGGCGTAAGGAGGTGgaggagttgtgggtccgccccacaccagagcgcaaagccatgcctgtctcagctggcccgcatgagggctgattgagccgccagctgggacaggcatatatactcagcttCGGCCCTCATTTGGAGACTtttcactggggagctgagggctgaggctgcgcagACTCGTATGAACACTTTAAAAAAGAGAATactgaactctagagccccactgggccgtagtatgttcttttgagttgtttttgggtgtggtggagggcatttcaAAGCctaaataaaggtacgtttgagttcatttactccccgtgtctgtgtatctctgtgagcttcctccttctgggtcacagtggtcacgcccctaaccccaggggcctaccacagtacaTGCTGGCCTACTTGCTCTTCTATTGTTGCTGTAATTTCCAGGTTATTCAGACAGAGTCATACGTTAAGTGTCCTTTCTTGCTTTTGTTTCCATTTATTTGCTGAGTGCAAACAAGTACATGGAACCTTTTGTACAGTTTTGTTATGTTTACACTGTTGTACAAAATACAATCCTTCTCTTAAtatgttacttttatatttatatatatattaatttaatatatatttatagctattatttttttacagcatattttcattttacagaaataactttacaatacatttaactatatatagttatatatacaaAACTTTTATTGACCTTGTTTATGGGCATGTCATATGGTATGTTATAAACTTATACACTTGTTGTAaactgtaatgtaaaaaaaaaaactttcttgtGAGGAAAACGTTTGGCTGAAATATCCTCAGTTAAACAGTTCCTATAACAATCTACCAGTCTCTTACATCAACTCAAGTTACATCAAGTTCATCCCACTCcttcatgcagaattctttcagttgTGTAATCCTTCATCTTTAGTGTTTGATTGGATGCATTCACATTTTCCTCAAGCCCCCTCAAAATGATTGATTTACAACCTTTTTTTAaccataaatacattttacattacatttggaatTCTTGGACCCAGAGTGAAGAGTGGAAGAGTGGACACagtacaagctgcttgaggtctagcagggccgctgctaaggttttggaggccctaagcataactggtcagggaggccccctacatcccccctccccccccaaaaaaataaaaataaaataaaaacacacacacacacacaaacacaaaaggtttacgcaaaattttactatttattaaaattacacttgtaactgtgaatatttacaacgttataagtaaggccaataacagtgaagaacagcacaagagtactatttataatgtataaataataaatgaaacgatgcatgtctattttaagcagtggacacgtcatttacacaagccagccttaaaggttatgaaattatcgtttatattcgtggtgtatttatatcagcctgtcaaaatctatagagctgtctgatcctgctgtcatacagaccatttggatagtgcactgacggcattagtcaataggtaggctactctgtttattaattttttattaaagtcactaaaaatcttcaaactacactactactatttgcaaacgtgccacgtgccttgcaatacccagattagtttctagttaagcgtttaaagctaccaaatcagcaaagccaacataactagctcaggcaacaccactgaacatgaagtaatcaaaactatttaaacctttatcatcgaagttactcaccagaaagggatgcatgggcctcatctttctgcttctttttcttcttctcagctccagactcaaaccgtcgcttcatagttgaattaccatttagtagcaacttcgcgcggtgaacttgtctcctgccaaactcaagtagcgttgctactttagttaggactaaggttgccagataagttacgatttttcatcctatttgtttattttattttaagtttttaacttacacaaatattgcactggacaagtttttgtatagaatggccacatacactttaaaaatggttaaacatgcgcaagatttagcgcctccatgcattttttgattatttatttgactggaaaatgtcacatctggcaacaaccaacagagcaaaccgagccgtgccatttcaggcaataggggtgggggcattatattatgcacaaaaataataacgtgccgcttttaagtagtagagtaggtgccccatgcaatgtttaaagacaaaaaagatgagcgtatcataaataattcacattgggttttaaatttaataatgtcataatttcaacacatttcattctcagtcaatttggctccctgcaactgcaaaatggttgaggcctaacgctggctgcgttgtctgcgtatgcagagcggcggccctgaggTCTAGTCTAAAGTTTCActagtcagtgatggtttggagagacatgtcatctggtggtgttgatccactgtgttttatcaattccaaagtcagtgcagtgttttcccagatcATTTTAGATCACTTCATGCTTTTCCCTGCTGATTAGCCACACCGCCCACACATtcgaaagtaccaattgctcttatataattttataagTTAACGAGATACTGACTGTTGGATTATCATTAGCTGTAAACTATATTCATCAacattaaaagtaataaatgcttgaaattgatcactctgtgtgaataGAATCTATGTAATACATACAGAACCaattatttaaaacacatttcgagaatatttaaatgttttaagatgtACCAGTATACGCATAAAATGAATGCAGACCTGTAATAATATACCATCAAtatgaataataaacaaaacGCTACGTATACAAAAGTAATACAAAAAAGGAATGTATTTCAATATCAGGAATTTTGAATAGATTAATTATTTAACTGGAGATGTTATGCTACTTGTTCTCAGAGTTCATTGCAGTTGAGAATAAACTGTCCTGTTAAATCTACAGTCTCTTTGTACCCTATCTTACATTTCGCCAAATTTATCtccgctgatgggcgtggtggtttggaaataaggtgtgtttaggtaaatttctggcatattgctatcttggcattggaTAACACAGGTGCAATAACTGACTGGAAACAATCTAGCAAAACGTCaccagtcagacgttcattaatATCTTGGTAAACTCACGCTTGTTACGCAAACATGGACGTGCAGCAGCTCATAAACCtcacaaacttttacatcaacaataaacagaatacgaGATAAAACAACATTGCTATTCCTGTAAATTTTTTTCTGCtagtgcaccttcacagcatgaacgaggCATAATAACAGAATGagagatctcaattactttctttcttatttattCACGAGTTTATTTGGATATTGGAatgatgtgtagcttttgagTTTATTTTGTTAAGCAGATCCTATTTAAGttatttcttgattgagaacaggtgtggctggagaatctgaactctgaactgaactgtttgataaaccacagttatgttATTCTTTAAGTGGTGGGGGGcaagcactttttcacacagggctaagTAGGTTTGGATTATTTTTCTccctaaacaataaaaacattaatttaaaaactgcattttgtgtttatttggagtttctttgactaatatttaaatttatttgaccatctgaaacatttaagagagacaaacatgcaaaaaataaatcataaacacttttttacataacTGTAAATGATTGCCCCCCCGTTCTCCTCCTCTCTGTTTGTGCAGATGAACCTATACTCTCCCAGAGTCCACCAGCCATCGTCCTGAACCAGCTCAACTCCACAGCTGAGCTGCACTGCTCCACCACACACGAAAATGTCGTCGCCCTGTATCTGAAACAGCGCTACTCCAGCAAGCGAGAAGTGTTGTATCTGTATTTCAAACACTCAACTACAACAATCCACCCTGACTACAAACAGCGCGTATCAGTGAAAGGAAAGTGCTGTGAGTTTGCCATCGTACTGACTGAGCTGCAGATCGGAGACTCTGATGGATACTACTGTGAATGGGTGCTAACAGAGCCCAGAATCAACCAAGTGCAATCCACTGAGACACTCATCATAATAAGAGGTATAATATTTCCATGCATGCACAATATTAGAACTGAATGTGGTggtgtcaatcatttaaaaaCGTTATCATATTTATCACAACATTGTTCTGTGATTAATCTAAAATGAATCACTCCTGTTCTTCTTAAGACCTATTTATTTAACATAAGTATGGAATATATGAAAAGTAAATGAAAGAGTCAGTCATTGCAATATCATGTGATTAAATACGATAAACAGTGAATCTGGAACATCTTATatgtaaataaaacatattacagtGAGTAATCATATTATCAGCCCTTTCAAAAAAGTTGCTCTCACTGTTCTAGTTTGTCACTGCGAGTCAGGTAGCTGTTAGCTAACAGAAACATTACCCATATAGCTATATATGTTGTTTCTAGTCTGTGTGCTGCTAAATTACACAGCTTGTACACAACACGTATGCCTATTGTATCCAGTGTACATGATTACTTACTGCTGTCTTGTTtgtcttttcttcctcttctttttctcttcttttttctctggCTTATGATGGATAACTCTATTGCCCCATAATTGCTAAGGGTTCATATTTTACCAGCTACAGAAATGATAATCTGGCGAGCTACTGTTACTGCTGGCTACTAGTAGGAGGGGCTCCTCTAAAGGTCTCCTTcagctaaaatccatttttcttgttctttataaAATACAATAGGTCTGAGTTATATATACAtgcatgaaactgttcttcaacctccattgtctgcaggagctagtaaaagaaaatactcaatCAGAAaactcgcccacctcggctcgggaccgcccacagacagagctaaagccgagctgcagcagagcctcTCGCCAGCTAAAGAGCTAACAGTTcagtttacaccagctagttcaTGTtggctatcttgtgtaagtaactgtaggtttaaatcggatcactggttgattctgtgttttacagagaccttaaatatacactagggaagcgcCGTTAGACAAGGTAgaacaacttgacagaacaccggtcaaagcgagCGCTGTTCACGTCAGATTTTATGGTATAAagcagactctggggcttcgatgtggtgaaactgtccaagcactgaatcaccaagtctAAGGTAAGAGTTTATTAGCGTTAGTTGGTGGGTGTGGGTGGTGGTGGGCGAGCAGGCTCCACTTGCATAACAGCACTGATAACATTTCTCGACCGTGGGGAGAATGTTgctgtactttcctgcattggcCTGTAACTAAATTTAAAGGAGCGCTCACACAGTTCATTTTTGTATTccattcataaccagtcattcaattcataaccagtcagcCCGAGAcagttgattggtttgcttgccttgttgcaatgggACCGTAAGCGACTTTaacaaaaatcacatccacatgcaGAACATGAGGCCTCACACCATCTATCTTCCAAAATGCGTGGTATACTCTCTCTAGTCAATAGTGGTGATTTTTGGCAGTATAACCAGCTAAGCTGCTTCTTCCATCATGTGGCAATGTAACAGCTGAGTAAACTTCCTCATTACTGACTTTCATATGAGATCATTTTTTCCATGTACCTTCTAAACTCTAAAATAGTTTTATACTAATTTTAAACTGCAAGCTAAACAGGGGCTGTTCaatctatttttaaacatttagtgCCAGTTTCCAATAATTGATGactttcctttcaatggaaaaactCTCTTTTTAAATACTGTTCATTGTCTGGGAAACTACCCCTTATATTTAGGATTCCTCATGATTAACACTTGTGAAAATACATCAGAAACATTCTCTTTAATCTCTCAAATGAGCCCTTATATGAGCCATTCCACTAAATAACCATATatacagtggcaaaaaaa
This genomic stretch from Astyanax mexicanus isolate ESR-SI-001 chromosome 15, AstMex3_surface, whole genome shotgun sequence harbors:
- the LOC103025353 gene encoding uncharacterized protein LOC103025353, which produces MDLMLLWLIVAYCCIPSLLAIKDEPILSQSPPAIVLNQLNSTAELHCSTTHENVVALYLKQRYSSKREVLYLYFKHSTTTIHPDYKQRVSVKGKCCEFAIVLTELQIGDSDGYYCEWVLTEPRINQVQSTETLIIIRDGDPEEECNKQRTIHHVLFMISVAITVTMFIICAGLLIWRIQQVKQSNKRYTPYKVHQRSHLPHCPNSRR